From a region of the Hevea brasiliensis isolate MT/VB/25A 57/8 unplaced genomic scaffold, ASM3005281v1 Scaf5, whole genome shotgun sequence genome:
- the LOC131177470 gene encoding cytochrome P450 89A2-like — METWFLILVTISISALLKPIFHLLFSSKNSPYSLPPGPFNFPIIGNILWLRKSFAEIEPIIRSLHKKLGPMVTLHIGSNPTIYIADRSLAHQALVQKGAVFANRPQAPATNKIFTNNQHNISSSFYGPTWRLLRRNLTSEILHPSRVKSYNHARKWVLQILVNRFESQSKSGDPVRVVDNFHYAMFCLLVLMCFGDKLDQKQIEEIERVERSAILNTRKFNILNFMPRLTKIVFRKRWSRFLQLQKDRQEVLIPLIRARKKANEERQSKLNDQKDDYVLSYVDTLLDLQLPDEKRNLTENEMVGLCNEFLNAGTDTTSTALEWIMANLVKDSHIRDKLFREIKGVVREGQEEVKEDDLQKLPYLKAIILEGLRRHPPAHFVVPHAVTEDVVLDKYLVPKNANINFMVADMGWDPEVWEDPMAFKPERFMGSDNSSGEVFDITGSKEIKMMPFGVGRRICPGYGLAMLHLEYFVANLVWKFEWKAMDGDDVDLSEKLQFTMVMKNPLQALITPRFK, encoded by the coding sequence ATGGAAACCTGGTTTCTGATCCTCGTCACCATCTCCATCTCTGCCCTTCTGAAGCCTATTTTCCACCTTTTATTTTCTTCCAAGAACTCCCCCTACAGCCTCCCTCCAGGCCCCTTCAATTTTCCCATCATCGGCAACATTTTATGGCTCCGTAAATCCTTCGCCGAAATCGAGCCCATCATTCGCTCGCTGCACAAAAAGCTCGGCCCTATGGTCACTCTCCACATTGGTTCTAACCCCACCATTTACATCGCCGATCGCTCCCTTGCCCACCAAGCGTTGGTCCAGAAAGGTGCAGTGTTTGCTAATCGTCCACAGGCTCCTGCTACTAATAAAATTTTCACTAACAATCAGCATAATATCAGCTCGTCCTTCTACGGCCCTACTTGGCGCCTCCTCCGCCGGAATCTTACCTCAGAAATCCTCCATCCTTCAAGGGTCAAGTCATACAATCATGCTCGCAAGTGGGTTCTGCAAATTCTCGTCAACCGGTTTGAATCGCAGTCGAAATCTGGAGATCCTGTTCGCGTTGTGGATAATTTTCATTACGCCATGTTTTGCCTGTTAGTCCTCATGTGTTTCGGCGACAAGCTCGATCAGAAACAAATTGAAGAAATTGAGAGAGTAGAACGTTCTGCCATTTTGAATACTCGGAAATTCAATATACTCAATTTCATGCCAAGATTGACCAAGATAGTGTTTCGTAAACGTTGGTCACGGTTTTTGCAGCTTCAAAAGGATCGACAAGAAGTATTGATTCCATTGATAAGAGCAAGAAAGAAGGCCAATGAAGAGAGACAGAGCAAGTTAAATGACCAAAAAGATGACTATGTCTTATCGTACGTTGATACCCTGTTAGATCTGCAGCTTCCTGATGAGAAAAGAAATCTTACAGAGAATGAAATGGTGGGTTTGTGCAATGAGTTTCTTAACGCAGGCACGGATACTACTTCCACAGCCTTGGAATGGATCATGGCAAATTTGGTGAAAGACTCACATATTCGAGATAAGCTTTTCAGAGAAATTAAAGGGGTTGTTAGAGAGGGTCAAGAAGAAGTAAAAGAAGATGATTTGCAGAAGCTGCCATATTTGAAAGCAATCATTTTAGAAGGGCTAAGGCGGCACCCACCAGCACATTTTGTTGTGCCACATGCGGTGACTGAAGATGTAGTTTTGGATAAATATTTAGTACCCAAAAATGCAAATATAAATTTCATGGTGGCAGACATGGGATGGGATCCAGAGGTTTGGGAGGATCCCATGGCTTTTAAGCCTGAAAGGTTTATGGGTAGTGATAATAGCAGTGGAGAAGTGTTTGATATAACAGGGAGTAAGGAGATTAAGATGATGCCATTTGGGGTGGGAAGGAGAATTTGCCCTGGATATGGATTAGCAATGCTTCATTTGGAGTATTTTGTGGCTAATTTGGTTTGGAAATTTGAGTGGAAGGCTATGGATGGAGATGATGTTGACTTGTCTGAGAAGCTACAGTTTACAATGGTAATGAAGAATCCATTACAGGCCCTCATAACTCCCAGATTCAAATAA
- the LOC131177469 gene encoding uncharacterized protein LOC131177469 — translation METASSDMKNFYRQRKSSRGGITKPSSKSTSKSKKKWPKNAAAIGSDITQPRTLISHGAPDLQDDYDKHEEVLRQFDMNMAYGPCLGMTRLARWERAQRLGLNPPEEIECLLKGGKVNSDCLWDGRV, via the exons ATGGAAACAGCATCCAGCGATATGAAGAATTTCTACAGGCAAAGGAAGAGTAGCAGAGGTGGCATCACAAAGCCCTCTTCTAAATCAACCTCTAAATCCAAGAAGAAATGGCCCAAAAATGCAGCCGCTATTGGCTCTGATATCACCCAGCCTAGGACCCTCATTTCTCATGGTGCACCTGATCTTCAAG ATGATTATGACAAACATGAAGAAGTGCTGAGGCAATTTGACATGAACATGGCATATGGGCCGTGCCTTGGGATGACCCGGCTGGCGAGATGGGAGCGTGCTCAACGTTTGGGTCTGAACCCACCTGAAGAAATTGAGTGTCTGTTGAAGGGCGGAAAAGTTAACTCAGATTGCCTGTGGGATGGCCGTGTTTAG